The Leptospira andrefontaineae genome has a segment encoding these proteins:
- the recD gene encoding exodeoxyribonuclease V subunit alpha: protein MKEESLETILDQEYAGFLTKEFSPYAKGIPQDVLFSWNLLLIQASKTGNLAVPFSGKDSISDILFKKRDNLLYFSKVFNQLTDVEKGFENLLKTGTGTKPEKVQEVLKELISSNPLSIKRGNKEYILCGEGEQKEALEKALQYQFLVLTGGPGTGKTTVVANVIRGLLRLGYDLNHIGLAAPTGRAAQRLKESLENTISNLRTKNALDDSISEIATSTLHRLLEYNPRKRNYKYGKNFPLPYRVIILDEVSMVDLHMMYRLMEALPFGSENFRFILLGDPNQLPSVEAGAVLSDLVRSLKKLNSENLIELKTSHRQEEEFSSISKAAELCVKDTVSLQEFRENLPKALELDSIFQGSTKENLKGFYQIRLDYKKEWREFLKRTAEDKILPIFSKLPDPNSPQELKEYLNKDLNRFKILTILRNGIFGSEFINKELTELILHHKKGNLVQIGNKTYFSGLPILITKNDRVRGVYNGDTGLVLEVQTPNGGNELRALFFIEGEIRDFALDTLPPHEPAFAITVHKSQGSEYDSVFIIYPPDPADLNTEEVSLELFKKEILYTAITRAKRSAFLVSEEKLLEYSLRNRFERLTGFKLG from the coding sequence ATGAAAGAAGAATCCCTCGAAACAATTTTAGATCAAGAATATGCAGGATTTCTTACCAAGGAATTTTCACCTTATGCGAAAGGTATCCCACAAGATGTTCTATTTTCCTGGAATCTCCTATTGATCCAAGCATCTAAAACAGGAAATCTCGCTGTTCCATTCTCTGGAAAAGATTCAATTTCAGATATTTTATTTAAAAAAAGAGATAATTTATTATATTTTTCTAAAGTATTTAATCAATTAACGGATGTAGAGAAAGGTTTTGAAAACTTACTCAAAACCGGTACAGGGACTAAACCCGAAAAAGTGCAGGAAGTTTTAAAAGAACTCATTTCTTCCAATCCACTCTCTATCAAAAGAGGAAATAAAGAATATATTCTCTGCGGAGAAGGAGAACAAAAAGAAGCCTTAGAAAAAGCTCTTCAATATCAATTCTTAGTTCTAACCGGCGGACCAGGTACGGGAAAAACCACAGTAGTAGCGAATGTGATCCGTGGACTTTTACGTTTAGGTTATGACCTAAATCATATCGGACTTGCAGCACCTACAGGAAGAGCTGCCCAAAGATTAAAAGAATCCTTAGAAAATACCATTTCAAATCTTCGTACGAAAAATGCATTGGATGATTCCATCTCTGAGATCGCAACTTCTACATTACATAGGCTTTTAGAGTACAATCCTAGAAAAAGAAATTATAAATACGGCAAAAATTTTCCACTCCCCTATCGAGTCATCATCTTGGATGAGGTGTCCATGGTGGATCTACATATGATGTATAGATTGATGGAAGCATTACCATTCGGTTCGGAAAATTTCAGGTTTATACTTTTAGGTGATCCAAATCAGCTGCCTAGTGTGGAAGCAGGAGCAGTTTTATCGGATTTAGTAAGATCTTTAAAGAAACTAAATTCTGAAAACTTAATAGAATTAAAAACAAGCCACAGACAAGAGGAAGAATTTTCTTCCATCTCAAAAGCGGCTGAACTTTGTGTAAAAGATACTGTTTCTTTACAGGAATTCCGAGAGAATCTTCCTAAAGCACTAGAATTAGATTCTATTTTCCAGGGTTCGACAAAGGAAAATTTAAAGGGCTTTTATCAGATCCGATTAGATTATAAAAAAGAATGGAGAGAATTTTTAAAAAGAACTGCGGAAGATAAGATCCTTCCTATATTTTCTAAACTTCCTGATCCAAATTCTCCTCAGGAATTGAAAGAATATTTAAACAAAGACTTAAATCGATTTAAGATTCTTACAATTCTTAGGAATGGGATTTTCGGAAGTGAATTTATCAATAAAGAACTAACGGAACTTATCCTTCACCATAAAAAAGGAAATTTAGTACAGATCGGGAACAAAACTTATTTTTCCGGACTTCCTATACTAATCACAAAAAATGATAGAGTGAGAGGAGTTTATAATGGAGACACAGGTCTCGTTTTAGAAGTCCAAACTCCGAATGGAGGAAACGAACTCAGAGCTTTATTTTTTATTGAAGGAGAGATCCGAGATTTTGCATTGGATACTCTTCCTCCCCATGAACCTGCATTTGCGATCACAGTTCACAAATCCCAGGGTTCGGAATATGATTCCGTTTTTATTATTTATCCTCCGGATCCAGCTGATCTGAATACGGAAGAAGTTTCCTTGGAACTATTTAAGAAGGAAATCTTATATACTGCGATCACTAGAGCAAAACGATCTGCATTTTTGGTTTCGGAAGAAAAACTTTTAGAATATTCCCTCCGAAACCGCTTTGAAAGATTAACCGGTTTTAAATTGGGTTAA
- a CDS encoding adenylate/guanylate cyclase domain-containing protein, with protein MGTQTSDKHGFGQKILDLTLVLPRLFYSGIRAKLAWFTGSLIVLTILILSFIYVRQQTEILTDSYDREAAISRKYISSLVLELDNISQSLIRIEEFRDRVSKQTEALKKYKTTKTVVQEKKVSFFGIKTSLFGALGKNTVRKTLDTYYSAYLSKDDIQVLEKNIRLQLQQGGEEVVGDKEFARLQAMAKKFVFTDREAGQIRKRLGELKENQEKPDHTEISAAEEELRKKSLSARKLRSDLDEHIVSILADSKKRKIKELGLDTGRFRIQTFPVSGIIPGEASEPTLDTKIFDSESSLNQAPMEENLEEGLKSALSSLLEGAGVLGEIRPTSFQQNGLELQALYSPHFRNPASTERAKLLESRRNTFGAWTNYLREEQEILSELSKIPPILETRLKELKEKKPPIPPFKDKEFKKQYTQYAALVRKRNLLYATYLRNNPPKEEEELEVESFGSIRDSALEDQILLRFRPDGSDYGKSVQSEEGKETFHKRWNSVREWIYSGESETPTAKLKALFPDGIIGNSRTEAEQILWKLDSTPLIAETSEDLPTVVLASNFSGVIRTVVDRTEGLESIRRNRDRAVLSALGICGFSIFLAVFISGFVVTKIKRLIRNAEQVGKGNLNVEFEQGGSDEFGNLSVALNQMVTGLREREKIKGILGSMIDPVVIGEAMKDLAALKRGTEKRVTAFFSDVAGFSNISEKLSSVELSELLNEYLSAMTLILKDHDGVLDKYIGDAIVGIFNAPVDVEGHCLKATRASIKMLDKLEELRSGWKKGQKYIPDARDMQIRIGLNTGLAKVGFMGTDALASYTMMGDTVNLAARLEAAGKDYGVSILVSDSVHSEIKDSIFTRKLDLVRVKGKNEPVILYEAISELKGVASAKKEIIGLYEEGLTLYLDRKWDAAVKKFKESEKAKGKEDKAVQLLVERCNEYKKTPPPTSWDGVYTRDHK; from the coding sequence ATGGGTACACAGACTTCTGACAAGCATGGTTTCGGACAAAAAATCCTAGATCTTACTCTAGTTCTTCCGAGATTATTTTATTCCGGAATACGGGCAAAACTCGCCTGGTTCACAGGGAGTCTGATTGTTCTGACCATTCTAATCCTTTCCTTTATTTATGTAAGGCAACAGACCGAGATCCTCACAGACAGTTATGATAGGGAAGCCGCTATTTCCAGAAAATATATCTCTTCTCTTGTTCTGGAATTGGATAATATTTCCCAAAGTTTGATCCGGATCGAAGAATTTCGCGACCGGGTTAGCAAACAGACTGAAGCATTAAAAAAGTATAAAACTACCAAGACCGTAGTTCAGGAAAAGAAGGTTTCCTTTTTCGGGATCAAGACCAGTCTATTCGGTGCCTTAGGAAAAAATACGGTCCGTAAAACTTTGGATACATATTATTCCGCCTATCTTTCCAAAGATGATATACAAGTTTTAGAAAAGAATATCCGACTTCAGTTACAACAAGGCGGAGAAGAAGTAGTTGGAGATAAAGAATTCGCACGTCTCCAAGCGATGGCTAAAAAATTCGTATTCACAGATAGAGAAGCCGGCCAGATCAGAAAACGTCTAGGCGAATTAAAAGAAAATCAAGAAAAGCCGGATCATACAGAGATCTCAGCTGCCGAAGAAGAACTTCGTAAAAAATCACTTTCCGCTCGAAAGCTCAGATCTGATTTAGATGAGCATATAGTTTCTATTCTTGCAGATTCCAAAAAAAGAAAAATCAAAGAATTGGGATTGGATACTGGCAGATTTAGGATCCAAACATTTCCAGTTTCCGGGATCATTCCAGGAGAAGCATCCGAACCAACATTAGATACAAAAATTTTTGATTCAGAATCTTCTCTCAACCAAGCTCCTATGGAAGAAAATTTGGAAGAAGGATTAAAGTCCGCACTCAGTTCTCTTTTAGAAGGAGCTGGAGTTTTAGGGGAGATCCGTCCCACTTCTTTCCAACAAAATGGATTGGAATTGCAGGCTTTATATTCTCCTCATTTTAGAAATCCGGCTTCTACTGAAAGAGCCAAACTTTTAGAATCCAGAAGAAATACATTCGGAGCCTGGACCAATTATTTAAGAGAAGAACAGGAAATTCTATCAGAACTTTCTAAAATTCCTCCTATCTTAGAAACCAGACTTAAGGAATTGAAGGAAAAAAAACCTCCGATCCCACCATTTAAAGATAAAGAATTTAAGAAGCAATATACGCAGTATGCCGCATTAGTCCGTAAAAGAAATTTATTATACGCAACTTATCTTCGAAACAATCCCCCTAAAGAAGAGGAAGAACTTGAAGTAGAATCTTTTGGCTCTATCAGAGATTCGGCTTTAGAAGATCAGATCTTACTTAGATTCAGACCGGATGGTTCCGATTACGGGAAATCTGTTCAATCGGAAGAAGGAAAAGAAACTTTCCACAAACGTTGGAATTCCGTCAGAGAATGGATCTATTCTGGAGAAAGTGAAACTCCCACTGCAAAATTAAAAGCGCTCTTTCCGGACGGGATTATAGGAAACAGTAGAACGGAAGCAGAGCAGATCCTTTGGAAATTAGACTCGACACCTTTAATTGCAGAAACATCCGAAGATCTTCCTACAGTTGTGTTGGCTTCCAATTTTTCAGGTGTGATCCGAACTGTAGTAGATAGAACGGAAGGTTTGGAATCCATTCGCCGTAATAGAGACAGAGCAGTACTTTCCGCATTAGGGATCTGCGGATTTTCTATTTTCTTAGCAGTGTTTATCTCAGGTTTCGTGGTCACTAAGATCAAACGTTTGATCCGAAACGCGGAACAAGTTGGAAAAGGAAATCTAAACGTAGAATTCGAGCAGGGTGGAAGTGACGAATTTGGGAATCTTTCAGTAGCACTGAATCAAATGGTGACCGGTCTTAGGGAAAGAGAGAAGATCAAAGGTATCTTAGGGAGTATGATCGATCCAGTTGTGATCGGAGAGGCGATGAAAGACCTTGCCGCTCTCAAAAGAGGTACTGAAAAAAGGGTCACAGCATTCTTCTCAGATGTAGCAGGATTTTCTAATATTAGTGAAAAGTTAAGTTCTGTAGAATTATCCGAACTTCTGAACGAATATCTTTCCGCAATGACTTTGATCTTAAAAGATCATGATGGAGTTTTGGATAAGTATATCGGGGATGCGATTGTAGGAATTTTTAACGCACCTGTGGATGTAGAAGGGCATTGTTTAAAAGCGACTCGTGCTTCCATTAAGATGTTGGACAAATTGGAAGAATTACGATCCGGTTGGAAAAAAGGCCAAAAATATATTCCAGATGCAAGGGATATGCAGATCCGGATCGGTCTGAATACCGGACTTGCAAAAGTCGGATTCATGGGAACCGACGCTCTCGCATCTTATACTATGATGGGGGATACAGTAAACCTAGCGGCTCGTTTGGAAGCTGCCGGTAAAGATTATGGAGTTTCCATTTTGGTTTCTGATTCAGTTCATTCTGAAATTAAGGATTCTATTTTTACCAGAAAACTAGATTTAGTTCGAGTAAAAGGTAAGAATGAACCTGTGATCTTATACGAGGCGATCTCAGAATTGAAAGGTGTTGCTTCTGCTAAAAAAGAAATCATCGGTTTATATGAAGAAGGTTTAACACTATACTTGGATCGTAAATGGGATGCTGCCGTTAAAAAATTCAAAGAATCCGAAAAGGCAAAAGGTAAAGAGGACAAAGCTGTCCAGTTACTTGTAGAGAGATGTAATGAGTATAAAAAAACCCCACCTCCAACTTCTTGGGATGGAGTTTATACTCGCGATCATAAATAA